CGGCGACGAGCGCGTCCCACCGGCACCGGGTGAAGAACTCCGAGATCACGATGAGAGTGACTTGAGAGCCCACGGCCCGATGATCTGGGCATGACCGAAACACTGAGATCCTCCACCGACCGACCAGCACCGAGCGCCGACGAGTTCGCCGAACGACTCTTCGGTTCGACGCTCGCCACCGCCGAGACCATGAGCGTGTACCTCGGCGAGCGCCTCGGGTGGTACCGATGCCTGGCCGAATCGGGACCCCTCACCGCCGACGGGTTGGCCGAACGAACCGACACCAACGCACGCTATGCCCGGGAATGGCTGGAGATGCAGAGCGCCTTCGGCATTCTCGACGCGGACCTGACCACCCGGCCGCACACCTTCGCGATCTCGCCGGGCGTCGCCGAGGTACTCACCGACACCACCAGCCTGTCGTACCTCGGCGCCCTCCCCCGCATGTTCGCAGCGTCGGCACGCCATCTGCCGGAGTTGCTCGATGCCTACCGGAACGGTGGGGGCGTGAGCTGGGAAACCCTGGGCGCCGACGCGCGAGAGTGCCAGGCCGATCTCAACCGGCCCTGGTTCGACGCACGCCTCGCGCCCGCGCTGGCGGGTGTCGAAGCCCTGCACGAGCGGTTGTCCCGGCCCGGGGCGCGGATCGCCGACGTCGGGTTCGGAGCGGGCCACTCGACCATCGCACTCGCGCGGGCCTACCCGGAGGCCACCTTCATCGGGCTCGACGTCG
The genomic region above belongs to Gordonia hongkongensis and contains:
- a CDS encoding class I SAM-dependent methyltransferase, whose product is MTETLRSSTDRPAPSADEFAERLFGSTLATAETMSVYLGERLGWYRCLAESGPLTADGLAERTDTNARYAREWLEMQSAFGILDADLTTRPHTFAISPGVAEVLTDTTSLSYLGALPRMFAASARHLPELLDAYRNGGGVSWETLGADARECQADLNRPWFDARLAPALAGVEALHERLSRPGARIADVGFGAGHSTIALARAYPEATFIGLDVDEASVRMARAHAEAAGVTDRVTFLVADGDEAAAHAPFDAAFAFECLHDMPRPVEVLAAVRRALAPGASLIVMDEAVSDEFDGPADDLDKIMYGFSLLVCLPDSMSSPPSAATGTVFRPSTLRRYAHDAGYAGVTVLPIEDFSFFRFYELTT